A DNA window from Endomicrobiales bacterium contains the following coding sequences:
- a CDS encoding SpoIID/LytB domain-containing protein → MAKKTLIQYLQNLIAKSGLIIIFSFFCAISILCAQNVRVGLFSTDKTIKVELNDSCELTSGPSNKKMPAGVYDVSLKGQKIVFGEYSFEKSILLKTLNNSQTIGINSKDYTGTMLFKVTDNKILLINELEIDEYLKGVLPKEMGKGWPIEALKAQAVISRTYALRNLGSFSKKGYDLSADVGSQVYGGKSAHTPESDQAVNETANEVLTFNGKLADTFFHADSGGYTENISNVWSSVKNPPNYLKGKPDKFSKKGGSYKVWETKISKDELENKLNSSGYKVGTIEKIKVEGKNSSGRALNIKIYHSNGILLIQGSKFRMAVSPWQIKSTLIDEIVRMDDAFEFRGKGWGHGVGLSQDGAKVMAKENYNYREILHFYYPGTNLEKRK, encoded by the coding sequence ATGGCAAAGAAAACATTAATCCAATATTTACAAAACCTTATTGCAAAATCCGGGTTAATAATTATATTCTCGTTTTTTTGCGCAATTAGTATACTTTGCGCTCAAAATGTAAGGGTTGGTTTATTTTCTACGGACAAAACAATAAAAGTAGAGCTTAACGATAGTTGCGAACTCACTTCTGGACCTAGCAACAAAAAAATGCCTGCCGGTGTCTACGATGTTTCACTTAAAGGTCAAAAAATTGTTTTTGGTGAGTATAGTTTTGAAAAATCTATTCTTTTGAAAACATTAAATAATTCGCAGACTATTGGAATTAATTCAAAGGATTACACAGGCACAATGTTGTTTAAAGTTACCGACAACAAAATTCTTTTAATTAACGAGTTGGAAATTGATGAATACTTAAAAGGTGTTTTGCCAAAAGAAATGGGCAAAGGTTGGCCAATAGAGGCACTTAAAGCGCAGGCAGTTATAAGCCGCACATACGCTTTAAGAAACCTAGGCAGTTTCTCAAAGAAAGGGTACGATTTAAGCGCAGATGTTGGCTCACAAGTTTATGGCGGAAAAAGCGCGCACACCCCTGAGTCAGACCAAGCTGTTAATGAGACGGCAAATGAAGTTCTTACATTTAATGGCAAACTTGCCGATACTTTTTTTCATGCAGATAGCGGTGGATATACTGAAAACATAAGTAATGTTTGGTCATCAGTCAAAAACCCTCCCAACTATTTAAAAGGCAAACCAGATAAGTTTTCCAAAAAAGGCGGTTCTTATAAAGTTTGGGAAACAAAGATATCAAAGGATGAGCTTGAAAATAAACTTAACTCTTCAGGCTATAAAGTTGGAACAATTGAAAAAATAAAAGTAGAGGGTAAAAATTCATCAGGCCGGGCGTTAAATATAAAAATATATCATTCTAACGGCATATTGCTTATTCAAGGCTCAAAGTTTAGGATGGCTGTAAGCCCTTGGCAAATAAAAAGTACATTGATTGATGAAATAGTGCGTATGGATGATGCTTTTGAGTTTAGAGGCAAGGGCTGGGGACATGGGGTTGGTTTGTCGCAGGATGGGGCAAAAGTTATGGCAAAAGAAAACTATAACTACCGCGAGATATTGCATTTTTACTACCCGGGAACAAATTTGGAAAAAAGAAAATGA
- a CDS encoding epoxyqueuosine reductase QueH — MKKVLFHQCCAPCFSGVLTMVQGQCEFNGYWFNPNIYPSQEYQSRKGALKAFSKAQNFSVIYEKEQSYENWKSFVLGCENRCFACYKFRLNKTAQKARQLGFDYFSTTLLVSPYQKHDLIIEAANCAASENDVEFYYKDFRPAFYEGKNYARSLGLYIQKYCGCEFSYAERFGSAK, encoded by the coding sequence ATGAAAAAAGTGTTATTTCACCAGTGTTGCGCACCCTGTTTTAGCGGTGTTTTAACTATGGTGCAAGGCCAATGTGAATTTAATGGATATTGGTTTAACCCAAACATTTACCCATCTCAAGAGTATCAAAGCCGCAAGGGTGCTCTCAAAGCGTTCTCAAAAGCACAAAACTTTTCAGTTATTTACGAGAAAGAGCAAAGTTACGAGAATTGGAAAAGTTTCGTGCTTGGTTGTGAAAATAGATGTTTTGCATGTTATAAATTTCGTTTAAATAAAACAGCGCAAAAAGCGCGCCAGCTTGGTTTTGATTATTTTAGTACCACATTACTTGTAAGCCCGTATCAAAAACATGATTTGATAATAGAGGCGGCAAATTGTGCTGCTAGTGAAAATGATGTTGAGTTTTACTACAAAGATTTCCGGCCAGCGTTTTATGAAGGTAAAAATTACGCGCGCTCTCTTGGGCTTTATATTCAAAAGTATTGCGGTTGTGAATTTTCTTACGCGGAGCGTTTTGGAAGTGCAAAATAA
- the ruvB gene encoding Holliday junction branch migration DNA helicase RuvB: MENEIINQEPIDIEEKNFENSLRPQTLEEFIGQDKLKANLKVFIDAAKKRGQALDHCLFYAPPGLGKTTLANIISREMGSNLRSTSGPVLERVGDLAAILTNLCEGDIFFIDEIHRMNHLVEEALYPAMEDFELDIIIGQGPSAKTIKLPVPRFTLVGATTRAGLLSSPLRDRFGIVSHLEFYSDTELATIIKRSASILKVEIQGGGITEIAKRSRGTPRIANRLLKRVRDFAEVKNNGLITQELAATSLECLEVDSAGLDLMDRRILKAIIEKFSGGPVGVDTIAVSVSEEVDTVTDVYEPYLIKAGFLARTPRGRVVTSNAYKHLGLNPPQNSQEKLL, translated from the coding sequence ATGGAAAATGAAATAATCAACCAAGAACCAATAGATATTGAAGAGAAAAATTTTGAAAACTCTTTGCGCCCGCAAACTCTTGAAGAGTTTATTGGACAAGATAAATTAAAAGCAAACTTAAAAGTTTTTATTGATGCTGCAAAAAAAAGGGGGCAGGCACTTGATCATTGTCTTTTTTATGCACCTCCCGGCCTTGGTAAAACAACCCTCGCAAACATTATATCCCGGGAAATGGGTTCAAACCTGCGTTCAACATCTGGGCCAGTGCTTGAGCGTGTTGGCGATCTTGCCGCAATTCTTACAAACCTCTGCGAAGGTGATATTTTTTTTATAGATGAAATTCACAGAATGAACCACCTAGTAGAAGAGGCCTTATACCCTGCCATGGAAGATTTTGAGTTAGACATAATAATCGGGCAAGGCCCATCGGCAAAAACAATTAAACTGCCAGTTCCAAGGTTTACCTTAGTTGGTGCAACAACAAGGGCGGGTTTGCTTTCAAGCCCATTGCGCGACCGCTTTGGCATAGTAAGCCATTTAGAGTTTTACAGCGATACTGAGCTTGCCACAATTATTAAAAGGTCTGCCAGTATTTTAAAAGTTGAAATTCAAGGTGGCGGAATTACGGAAATTGCAAAGCGCTCAAGAGGCACGCCAAGAATTGCAAACCGTTTGTTAAAACGTGTGCGCGACTTTGCCGAGGTGAAAAATAATGGTCTAATTACACAAGAGCTTGCTGCAACATCTCTTGAGTGCTTAGAGGTTGACTCGGCTGGTTTAGACCTTATGGACAGGCGCATATTAAAAGCAATAATTGAAAAGTTTTCAGGCGGCCCTGTTGGAGTTGATACCATTGCCGTGTCTGTATCTGAAGAGGTAGACACAGTAACTGATGTTTACGAACCATATCTAATAAAAGCTGGTTTCCTTGCAAGAACTCCCAGGGGTAGAGTTGTTACCTCAAATGCTTACAAACACCTTGGTTTAAACCCACCGCAAAATTCGCAGGAAAAACTACTCTAA
- a CDS encoding Holliday junction branch migration protein RuvA, producing the protein MLNHIHGIIEEKSLDKVVLEAAGVGYELLVPISVSQKLGPVGHEVKLFVVESVAMYSGTTKLYGFTSDEERGIFLLLKEEVPGAGAKKALDYFDKVIKSLPDFKRAVVRKDVNMLCSVFGFTKKTAEKIIAALKDKIGEFNYSGKEKWEDSFLGGPMAEALAGLVALGYREAASRDVLEKLMTQSTTKDLTAAQLIKLSLKNL; encoded by the coding sequence ATGTTAAATCATATACACGGTATTATTGAGGAAAAAAGTTTGGACAAAGTGGTTCTTGAAGCCGCAGGTGTGGGTTATGAACTGTTAGTTCCTATTTCTGTTTCGCAAAAGCTCGGGCCAGTTGGTCATGAAGTTAAGTTGTTCGTTGTAGAATCGGTTGCAATGTATTCAGGCACTACAAAGCTATACGGCTTTACATCAGATGAAGAACGCGGTATTTTTTTGCTGCTAAAAGAAGAAGTTCCTGGTGCAGGCGCAAAAAAAGCGTTAGATTATTTTGATAAAGTTATTAAGTCGCTGCCAGATTTTAAAAGAGCTGTGGTGCGCAAAGATGTAAATATGCTTTGCAGTGTTTTTGGTTTTACAAAAAAAACTGCTGAAAAAATTATAGCGGCGCTGAAAGATAAAATAGGCGAATTTAATTACAGCGGAAAAGAAAAGTGGGAAGATTCATTTTTAGGTGGGCCTATGGCAGAGGCCCTGGCAGGGCTTGTGGCGCTTGGATACCGCGAGGCCGCATCAAGAGATGTGCTTGAAAAACTTATGACGCAAAGTACTACAAAAGATTTAACTGCCGCACAACTAATAAAATTATCGCTTAAAAACTTATAA
- the ruvC gene encoding crossover junction endodeoxyribonuclease RuvC encodes MIVLGVDPGLSMTGWGVVSKSPRGLMSMLDYGCVVTSPSQKLPQRLKEIHTTLCNIIEKNKPEVIAIEELFFSKQARTVAAVAQSRGVILLAAAEHNVPVFEYNPKHIKIALTGYGAADKNQMQHMVKLVLGLPQIPKPDDAADALAMAICHLNTSQAIKC; translated from the coding sequence ATGATAGTACTTGGAGTAGACCCAGGCCTAAGCATGACCGGCTGGGGTGTTGTTTCAAAATCGCCCCGCGGATTAATGTCAATGCTTGATTACGGTTGTGTTGTTACAAGTCCATCGCAAAAATTACCTCAAAGGCTTAAAGAAATTCACACAACTCTGTGCAATATAATAGAAAAAAATAAGCCGGAAGTAATTGCTATAGAGGAGTTGTTTTTTTCAAAACAGGCAAGAACAGTTGCCGCAGTAGCGCAGTCGCGAGGGGTTATTTTGCTTGCCGCGGCAGAACATAATGTTCCTGTTTTTGAGTACAATCCAAAACACATAAAAATTGCGCTTACCGGATATGGGGCAGCAGATAAAAACCAGATGCAGCATATGGTTAAACTTGTGCTTGGTTTGCCTCAAATTCCAAAACCAGATGACGCGGCAGACGCGCTTGCAATGGCTATTTGTCACTTAAACACTTCACAGGCAATAAAATGTTAA
- a CDS encoding YebC/PmpR family DNA-binding transcriptional regulator, with amino-acid sequence MSGHSKWSGIKHKKAIIDAKRGKVFTRIIREISVAARSGGGSIENNARLRKVVDLAKEANMPADNVKKAIQRGTGEIPGVIYEEIMYEGYGPGGVAIMVEVTTDNKNRTASEIRNMFSESNGNLGENGCVGWMFSQKGYISIEKDKADEEKLMTLALELGADDFATDDPEVYEIFTSPQDFEKVKAGVEKSGIAISISELSMLPQTYVKVTGKDAKNMLNLMENLEEHEDVKNVFSNFDITKEELEAIENKK; translated from the coding sequence ATGTCAGGACATTCAAAATGGTCAGGAATAAAACACAAAAAAGCAATAATTGATGCAAAACGCGGGAAGGTTTTTACAAGGATAATCAGAGAAATTTCTGTGGCCGCCCGCTCTGGCGGTGGAAGCATAGAGAATAATGCGCGTCTAAGAAAGGTTGTTGATTTGGCAAAAGAAGCCAATATGCCTGCGGACAATGTAAAAAAGGCCATTCAAAGGGGCACCGGGGAAATTCCTGGTGTTATCTATGAAGAAATAATGTATGAAGGATACGGGCCAGGCGGTGTTGCGATAATGGTTGAAGTAACAACTGATAATAAAAACCGTACAGCTTCAGAAATAAGAAATATGTTTTCAGAGAGTAACGGAAACCTTGGTGAAAATGGTTGTGTAGGATGGATGTTTTCTCAAAAGGGTTATATATCTATTGAAAAAGATAAAGCAGATGAAGAAAAACTTATGACACTCGCTTTAGAGCTTGGAGCAGACGATTTCGCAACCGATGATCCGGAAGTTTATGAAATTTTTACCAGCCCGCAAGATTTTGAAAAAGTAAAAGCTGGTGTTGAAAAATCCGGCATCGCTATTAGCATTTCAGAGTTATCTATGCTACCACAAACCTATGTTAAAGTAACCGGAAAAGATGCAAAAAATATGCTTAATCTTATGGAAAACCTTGAAGAACATGAAGATGTAAAAAATGTTTTCTCAAATTTTGACATAACAAAAGAAGAGTTGGAAGCAATTGAAAATAAGAAGTGA
- a CDS encoding O-antigen ligase family protein, with product MQAIYSALLFALIAVPPLIFFTALTRNPYYFQIILLEAIVLLLWALRASEAIKKNNLEFQKTPVDLPFITFFSVISLSWLVSLICNYSQPNIGLSVLNEGLKRWIFIFSNMFLVYYAARHFVTDKNRNFLQNTVFLVAFFASVYGILQYFGIELFWSQTLNPFGNRCVSTFGNPNFFSSYLVLVLPIAVVNIFKSKDTSNKLIYLLLSIIYLGALLCTLTRSSWIGFAVSMVTLVMLLIYFEREVFKKNLKFLIVFFGLVLVVGILWPRGNGPAYSSAIFDRLTEAKTSHVKYYGSITQRQLIWSCAWNMAVEKPVLGVGFGCFELFFPYYQGRHLFIDAYKTFRTHANNAHNEFLEILSQSGFLGLGVYLWFLVALFSFGISIIKNTQGQKKFVAIGLLSSLAGMLADNMLNVSLHFAVPAFLYWWNAGLLTSITKAENFKKEKTNKNWQKVMLIIFIVLCVSLLLRFASGFIGEINYFQGYQFSQRGAFAQALPLLEKAYSYQKTDVNNNYELANTYAMLGLKEKALGMYNASLNANAGYDEIYYNEGIVFKQQGKDKEAMNAYTSALRINPMLFEGYNALGGIFISSPVYESAGVELYKQYALISDGSKQALQNLSVFLTRQGRNKEAAETLKELINKYPDDEQLSASYSSVLAKAGMTDKETISRAIKIKKIEEAVNLGHWDQAKIMCEEFLSASPESLKVRFYLANIYYTLGKVSEAISQYKLLLSKDVSNELARTNLSVALAKIGNFQEALKEIENVVKTNPNNKDAVEKADRIRQMLKNANGNGK from the coding sequence ATGCAGGCAATATACTCTGCACTACTTTTTGCTTTAATTGCAGTTCCTCCGCTTATTTTTTTTACTGCATTAACGCGCAACCCCTATTACTTTCAGATAATTTTACTGGAAGCTATAGTGCTTTTGTTGTGGGCCTTGCGTGCCAGTGAAGCTATCAAAAAAAACAATCTTGAGTTTCAAAAAACACCCGTTGACCTGCCATTTATTACTTTTTTCTCGGTTATCAGTTTAAGCTGGCTTGTTTCTTTAATTTGCAATTATTCTCAGCCGAATATTGGTTTATCGGTATTAAATGAAGGTCTTAAACGTTGGATATTTATTTTTTCAAATATGTTTCTGGTTTATTATGCGGCCAGGCACTTTGTAACCGATAAAAACCGAAATTTTTTACAAAACACAGTTTTTCTTGTTGCATTTTTTGCATCTGTCTATGGAATACTGCAGTATTTTGGCATAGAGCTTTTCTGGTCTCAAACGCTAAATCCATTTGGTAACCGGTGTGTTTCTACATTTGGTAACCCTAATTTCTTCTCATCGTATCTCGTTTTAGTTTTACCTATAGCGGTTGTAAACATATTTAAATCAAAAGATACCTCAAACAAACTTATTTATTTACTTTTGTCTATTATTTATTTAGGTGCTCTTTTGTGTACGCTTACCCGTTCTTCTTGGATTGGTTTTGCGGTTTCAATGGTGACACTTGTAATGCTTTTAATTTACTTTGAAAGGGAAGTGTTCAAAAAGAACCTAAAATTTCTAATAGTGTTTTTCGGATTAGTTTTGGTTGTTGGCATTCTCTGGCCAAGGGGAAATGGCCCAGCTTATAGCTCGGCAATATTTGACCGCTTAACCGAGGCAAAAACTTCACATGTCAAGTATTACGGTTCCATAACACAGCGTCAGCTTATTTGGTCGTGTGCGTGGAACATGGCAGTTGAAAAACCTGTTTTAGGTGTTGGTTTTGGGTGTTTCGAGCTTTTCTTTCCATATTATCAGGGCAGACATCTATTTATTGATGCCTATAAAACATTTAGAACACACGCAAACAACGCGCACAATGAATTTTTAGAAATTTTATCGCAAAGTGGTTTTCTGGGGCTTGGGGTTTATTTGTGGTTTCTTGTTGCATTATTTTCGTTTGGTATTTCAATAATCAAAAATACTCAAGGCCAGAAAAAATTTGTTGCAATCGGTCTTCTTTCATCTCTTGCTGGTATGCTTGCAGATAATATGCTCAATGTGTCGCTACATTTTGCCGTGCCAGCGTTTCTTTATTGGTGGAATGCAGGGCTTTTAACTTCAATAACAAAAGCCGAGAATTTTAAAAAAGAGAAAACAAATAAAAATTGGCAAAAAGTTATGCTGATTATTTTTATAGTTCTTTGCGTATCATTATTGCTGCGCTTTGCTTCTGGTTTTATTGGTGAAATAAATTATTTTCAGGGTTATCAGTTCTCACAAAGGGGCGCTTTTGCTCAGGCACTGCCATTGCTTGAAAAAGCATACTCGTATCAAAAAACTGATGTAAACAATAATTATGAGCTTGCAAACACTTATGCAATGCTTGGCTTAAAAGAAAAAGCACTTGGAATGTATAATGCCTCATTAAATGCAAACGCTGGATACGATGAAATATATTACAATGAAGGAATAGTGTTTAAACAACAGGGCAAAGACAAAGAAGCGATGAATGCCTATACAAGCGCTTTGCGTATAAACCCAATGCTTTTTGAGGGTTATAATGCTCTTGGCGGCATATTTATTTCTTCACCAGTTTATGAAAGTGCTGGTGTTGAACTGTATAAACAGTATGCATTGATTTCTGATGGCTCAAAGCAGGCGTTGCAAAACCTCTCTGTTTTTTTAACACGGCAGGGCCGCAACAAAGAGGCTGCAGAAACACTAAAAGAACTAATTAACAAATACCCGGATGATGAGCAGTTATCGGCAAGTTATTCAAGTGTGCTTGCAAAGGCAGGTATGACTGACAAAGAAACAATTAGCAGAGCCATAAAAATAAAGAAAATTGAAGAGGCCGTTAATTTGGGACATTGGGATCAGGCAAAAATAATGTGTGAGGAGTTTTTAAGTGCTTCTCCTGAAAGTTTAAAAGTGCGTTTTTATCTTGCAAATATATACTATACATTGGGTAAAGTTTCAGAGGCAATTAGCCAATATAAATTACTTCTTTCAAAGGATGTTTCAAACGAACTTGCAAGAACAAACCTATCAGTTGCTCTTGCAAAAATTGGCAACTTTCAAGAAGCACTAAAAGAAATAGAAAATGTTGTAAAAACAAACCCGAATAATAAAGATGCAGTTGAAAAAGCAGATAGGATAAGGCAGATGCTTAAAAACGCAAATGGCAATGGGAAGTAG
- a CDS encoding O-antigen ligase family protein, translated as MAIAEEKISALIRLVSEKVLAWGLPFFYFLVSIAFYLRTYDSAQIKITLVQILGTIFIGVWMIKLLEEDFLEFVNKNLIIILPLVAFLLSGVFSFSHSYFFYASWNELVKRIIYIFIALIVIKEFDSDQKFSILFKVLFWATFVATFYGIIQYLDAKYFAGLEKGLDPFVWRMAFGTRIFSTFGNPNFFGDFLVVMSPIILAMFFRRRQPIYLFLWFMTAFCVVQTGSKGAWLGFAVGLVAFAFLLVIFFLRTKKKWLKYVIIGAMIVSMAVAYFGIKENLRERTDSGSFRIFTWISTWEMINTNPWIGTGIGSYYVTYPAFRRPQIFFIEAKHNTESDHPEDEYLEVWYDEGYIGFGIFLWLLGTFLFISFKNLRAFSEQDPLKKYLDIRAYYQLGILSSLIAQLSHNMVCVSLRFVSSGIFLWLLIGIIGSLCIHNPLSAKTPPPSPNPKTLLPLSARRVVQIIIIIAVAFFVKIFYGYFDADMKHNLGIFYSKQGQWDKALASYSTVVKENPSFIMAHYFMGNVYNDRWVAEDGNNAIKKYEDVWKLAPNYVQSRHQAGLIYIKWAEDEKRRVEEARAKGDTVAMQEHQNKLKELYNKALYELNRYKEIDPIFSVNYYRIAYIYLQLGDVKKAEEAYLEHINYPEKLKAPPHNAWVENWSKRRLAEYAETYMYLGNLMFGTGNAPKAKEYYKKGLELVPGHLNITKNLAILYANSGDMASARALWEELRKANPDDPDVKKVFGLK; from the coding sequence ATGGCTATCGCGGAAGAAAAAATTTCAGCTTTAATTAGGTTGGTTAGTGAAAAAGTTCTCGCGTGGGGTTTGCCTTTTTTTTATTTTTTGGTGTCAATCGCGTTTTACCTTCGTACATACGATTCGGCCCAAATTAAAATAACACTAGTACAAATTCTTGGTACTATTTTTATAGGTGTGTGGATGATAAAACTGCTTGAAGAAGATTTTTTGGAGTTTGTAAATAAGAACCTTATAATTATATTGCCTTTGGTTGCTTTCTTGCTTTCAGGGGTGTTTTCTTTTTCGCACTCGTATTTCTTTTACGCAAGCTGGAATGAGCTTGTGAAGCGTATTATTTACATTTTTATTGCCTTGATTGTAATAAAGGAGTTTGACAGCGACCAGAAGTTTTCGATTTTGTTTAAGGTTTTATTTTGGGCAACATTTGTTGCCACATTTTACGGCATTATTCAGTATTTGGATGCAAAATATTTTGCAGGGCTTGAAAAAGGTCTTGACCCGTTTGTTTGGCGTATGGCATTTGGCACTAGAATATTTTCAACATTTGGAAACCCAAACTTTTTTGGCGACTTCCTCGTAGTTATGAGTCCGATAATTCTTGCTATGTTCTTTAGAAGACGCCAGCCCATATATTTATTTTTATGGTTTATGACGGCTTTTTGCGTTGTACAAACCGGCTCAAAGGGTGCATGGCTTGGTTTTGCCGTAGGCCTTGTTGCTTTTGCGTTTTTATTGGTTATTTTTTTCTTAAGGACAAAAAAGAAATGGCTGAAGTATGTAATTATAGGAGCTATGATTGTTTCAATGGCTGTAGCCTATTTTGGTATAAAGGAAAACCTAAGAGAACGCACTGACAGTGGTTCATTTAGAATTTTTACATGGATTTCTACATGGGAAATGATAAATACAAACCCATGGATTGGCACGGGGATCGGCTCTTATTATGTTACTTATCCTGCCTTTAGAAGGCCTCAGATATTCTTTATAGAAGCCAAGCATAACACTGAAAGCGACCACCCAGAGGATGAGTACCTTGAGGTTTGGTATGATGAGGGCTACATTGGTTTTGGTATTTTCCTTTGGCTGCTTGGAACATTTCTTTTTATATCTTTTAAAAACCTCAGAGCTTTCAGCGAACAGGACCCGCTAAAAAAATATTTAGATATCCGGGCATATTATCAGCTTGGTATTCTTTCTTCTTTAATAGCACAGCTTTCGCATAATATGGTGTGTGTTTCTTTGCGTTTTGTTTCATCGGGCATTTTCTTGTGGTTGTTAATAGGCATCATTGGCAGTTTGTGTATTCACAATCCTCTAAGTGCTAAAACACCGCCACCGTCGCCAAACCCAAAAACTCTTCTACCTCTTTCTGCCCGCAGGGTTGTTCAGATAATTATAATTATAGCAGTGGCTTTTTTTGTTAAGATATTTTACGGTTATTTTGACGCAGATATGAAACATAACCTTGGTATTTTCTACTCAAAACAAGGCCAGTGGGACAAAGCTTTGGCAAGTTATAGTACAGTGGTAAAGGAAAACCCATCTTTTATTATGGCACACTACTTTATGGGCAATGTCTATAACGACCGCTGGGTCGCAGAAGACGGCAACAACGCCATTAAAAAGTACGAAGATGTCTGGAAACTTGCGCCAAACTATGTGCAGTCGCGCCATCAGGCAGGGTTAATTTATATTAAGTGGGCCGAAGACGAAAAACGAAGGGTAGAAGAAGCTCGCGCAAAAGGGGATACCGTTGCAATGCAGGAACATCAAAATAAACTTAAAGAGCTTTACAATAAAGCACTTTACGAATTAAATCGTTATAAAGAAATAGACCCGATATTCTCTGTGAATTATTACAGAATTGCTTATATCTACTTGCAGCTTGGTGATGTCAAAAAAGCCGAAGAAGCATATCTTGAGCACATAAACTACCCTGAAAAATTAAAAGCTCCGCCACACAACGCATGGGTAGAAAACTGGAGCAAAAGAAGGTTGGCAGAGTATGCCGAAACTTATATGTATTTAGGTAATTTAATGTTTGGTACAGGTAATGCACCAAAAGCAAAAGAGTATTACAAAAAGGGCCTTGAACTTGTGCCCGGACATTTAAACATAACAAAAAATTTGGCAATACTTTATGCAAACTCAGGTGATATGGCCAGCGCCCGCGCGCTATGGGAAGAGTTAAGGAAAGCTAACCCCGATGACCCGGATGTAAAAAAGGTTTTTGGGCTTAAGTGA